The DNA region GGTATCCCGCAGTATCGTCTCTCCAGAAAACTTGTCAAATCAGAGATAGCTTCTATTGAGGCATTGGGTGTAGAGATAAAGTGTAATACAGCTATCGGCAGGGACCTCTCGATAAAAGACCTCAAGAATATGGGGTATAAGGCCATCCTTATTGCAGTCGGTTTACAGTTAGGGAGGCCGTTGCCTATTGAAGGTTCTAATCTTGATGGTGTCTTAATTGGCATGGACTTTATTAAGGCGGCAAATTACGGCAGACGGCCTAAGGTTGGGGACAGGGTTGTTGTTATCGGCGGTGGGAACGTTGCTTATGATGCCGCAAGGTCTGCTGTACGGCTCGGTGTAAAAGAGGTGCACATAGCATGTCTTGAGACAAGGAACATAATGCCCGCTGACCCTGTAGAGATTTTAGAAGGGGAAGAGGAAGGTATACGATTGCATGACGGGTTCGGCCCAAAGCGTATTCTTGGGAAAAACGGTAAGGTTACCGGCCTTGAGACTATCCGGTGTATAAAAGTATTTGATGAGACAGGCAGGTTTAATCCGCAGTTTGAACCTAATTCAGAAAAGGTAATAAATTGCGACACTGTAATAGTTACTGTCGGTCAGGCGGCTGATCTAACCTTTATCACCCCTGAAGACGGGATTGAAATGGCAAGGCCTGGTGTGTTAAAGGTCAATCTTGATAATTATAAGACAAATGTTCCCGGCATCTTTGCTACCGGTGATGTTGCGTATGGTCCTAAACTTTTGATTACCGCAGTAGCCGCGGGGCAAAAGACAGCAAAATCAATACATGAGTACCTGAGCGGCGAAGTGATAACAGTGAAAAGACGGGGTATCATGCACCCTGTTGCAGGCCCAAAGGAATACAGCATGTTCAGGGACTATGATCTTTTGAACAGGAAAGAACCCCCTGCAACTGACCCTGAAGTAAGAAAAAGTGATGTGTCACTTGTTGAAATAGGTTATGAAGAAAAAAAGGCACTTGCACAGGCAAGGCGGTGTTACAAGTGTCATATCAATACTATATTTGATGGAGAATTGTGTATACTTTGCGGTGGTTGTGTGGATGTATGCCCGACGTCCTGCCTGAAGATGGTGCCGATAACCCACATTGAAGGAGATGAAGATTTACAAAAAGTGGTAGAGGCGAGGTATAAAATCTCCTGGGAAGATCTGATGAGGAGAGATGATTCTGCTGTGTCCGAGCTTGGTACTGCAATGATAAAGGATGAGGACCGTTGTATAAGGTGCGGTCATTGTGCAAAACGCTGCCCGACAGGGGCAGTGAGTATGGAATTTTTTGAGTATATAGAGGAAATAGAGGAGACCCCGGTAAAATGAGTAACAATGGTGATGAGAAGATAACACGAAGGGACTTTTTTTCCCTTGTGGGATGGGCTGGAATAGCCGCTACAATGGGAGGCTCAGCCTTTAGTTTCTATAAATATTATTTTCCAAATGTTCTCTATGAGTCTCAGAAGGTATTTAAGATAGGAAAACCCTCTGAATATCCGCCTGGATTAAGCGAGAGGTGGAAGAAGGAAAGACAGATATGGGTAGTGCGTAATGAACGCGGCCTGTATGCAATGATTTCGATATGCAGACATCTCGGATGTACTCCTAACTGGTTCTCAGATAAAAAGGTGTTTCTGTGTCCGTGTCACGGAAGTATTTATGACCTTGCAGGGAATGTACTAGGAGGACCGGCGCCAAGATTGTTCTGGCGTGCGGCTGTAAAGATTGACCCGGTAGACGGTCAGATAATAGTTGACTTTAACCACAGGCAGGACCCGGACCCTGTTTCAACAGAAAACGGTTTGATGGTTGAAGAGGCATCACGTGAAGTGGAGCCGTTTTTCTTAAAAGGATAAAAACAGGTAACAGGTTATAGGTTATAGGTAACAGGAGGGGGAATGGATTTTAAAAAGATTTCAGATTGGATAACAAGCACACAATTTTATAAGGCTATCTTCCGCCACGGATATGAAGATACACCCCGAAACAGGGCAATGACAACATTCAGCAATGTCATGTATCATCTCCACCCTGTGAAGACAAGAAAAGAGTCTATAAAACTAAGGTATACATGGTGTATGGGTGGTACATCACTTCTCCTGTTTATTATGCTTGCATTTACAGGCGTTCTTCTTATGTTCTATTATGTGCCTGATGCAAGACGTGCCTATAATGACATTAAGGATATTATGGCGGTTGTTTCATTCGGAAGTACATTCCGTAATATTCACCGTCTGGCTGCACATTTGATGGTTTTTACTGTATGGGTACACATGACAAGGGTCTTTCTTACTGGGGCATATAAATCGCCAAGAGAGTTTAACTGGATAATAGGTGTTGTTTTGTTAATGCTGACTCTTGTGCTTAGCTGGACAGGATACCTTCTTCCGTGGGACCAGCTTGCACTGTGGGCTATTACAGTCGGTACCAAGATGGCTGCGGCTGCACCGTTCTTTGGTGTGGAAGGGCCGTTCGGCGCCCAGCTTGGTATGCGGCCGGATACAGATGTAAAGTTTATGCTTCTGGGCGGTACGGAGGTCGGACAGAACGCACTCCTTAGATTTTATGTACTGCACTGTGTGGTACTTCCGGTTATGGTTGTATTATTCCTTGCAATCCATTTCTGGAGGGTCAGGAAGGATGGGTTCTCAGGACCATTATAAAGATAGTAAGCAGTAAGCAGTGAACAGTGAACAGAAGTTAGAGGTAAGAAGGCAGATGACAGTATAACAGGAAGGGAGTGGGGATGGCAGAGAAATCGTATGAGGTGTTTCCTAAAAACCCTAAGAAGACTTATGGGTTGATGGAGCTTGTGAAAGGTTCAAGCCCCATTGTTAATAAAGAACCGGAAGATACAATATTTACATGGCCGAATCTTTTCTATGTTGAATTTATAGTTACCCTCTTTATTATTGCAGGCCTGCTCTTTTTGTCCTTATATGTAGGGGCGCCGCTTGAAGAAGAGGCTAGCGGAGATACTACCCCAAACCCGATGAAGGCACCGTGGTACTTCCTTGGCCTGCAGGAACTCCTTGTATTTTTTGACCCATGGATAGCAGGGGTTGCCCTTCCAGTCCTTATTGTTATCGGTTTAATGCTGATCCCGTTTCTTGATATAAATCAAAAGGGTAAAGGGTACTACACCTTTTCTGAACGTAAGTTTGCAGTCTCGGCATATTCTTTCGGTATGGCCCTGTGGTTAGTGCTGATTATAATTGGGGTCTGGTTCAGAGGGCTTGACTGGAACTGGTACTGGCCATGGGATGATGCGCATATTCATAAAGCGGTTGCATCAGGATTAAAGGATATGCCGGTCTTGTTTTCGAGGATTCTTGGGATAAGTGAGTTTGCAGGAAAGGGACTGGCTGATCTGATTGTAATGATTTATTTTGGACTGGGGCTTATAATCCCTGTTTACCTTTTTAAAGAATTTTATAAAAAGCTCGGATTGTTCAGGTATGTTACTACCATGGTGTTGTTCTGGGTCATGGTTGGTATCCCAATAAAGGTTGGGTTAAGGCTTATGTTTTCTATTAAATATGTAGTAATGACTCCGTGGTTTAAAATATAAAGGCGGGTAAAGAGATATGTTAGAGAAGTTTGGAATTGGGATCTTTTTTGCAGCAACAACAGCGCTTATTACTTTTGCTATTATAGGTCTCACTGTTTTTATGGAGAGGCTCTATAAGAAGAACAAATCATAGTTGACGCTGAAAAACGCCCATCTGCGGCGTCAGGACTGCAGATTCGAGTCTCAACGTACAGGAAGTACGCCTCGACTCAAATCTTTGTCCTTCCTTGCACCTGTGCATTTTTGAGCGTCAACTTGGGAAAAGGCAAAGGAAAAATGACCTACAAGATTCTCTCTCACATATGTGAGAGAGAATCTTGATGAGGTGGTAACAATTATTTTTAAACAAGGGGAGCAGAATGGATTTTGAGTGGGAGAGAAGAACAAAGAACAGGCTGAATAAGATATTTGCTGCTGTTGTTATAGTCATAGTGATACTCGTTATTGCTATATTTTACAGAGAATTCAACCATGAGTGGCAGTCATATCAGAAGACGTACAATGTTAAACTGGCAGCAAAAATAAAAAGCCAGGAATTAAAAGATACCCCCCTTAAAATTCAACAGGTATGGATTCCAAAGCTCAATACCACAGATAGGTGCGTGACCTGCCATTCGGGAGTGGAAAATCCGCTCTTTGCTGATGAAGTACAGCCTTATAAGACACACCCCGGCGACATTATGAGAAATCACCCGATTGATAAATTCGGGTGTACTATCTGCCATCAGGGAGATGGACAGGCTGTTACTGTTGAAGAAACTCACGGAACTGTTCATCATCTGAACCGTCAGCTACTTTACAAAGATTATGTTCAGGCATCATGTGTAAAATGCCACTTGGACCTTCATGATCAATCAGTTAATGGAGAAAAGTTCGCAGGCGTTACCACCTTCTTTGAAGGGAGAGAGTTGACGTTTAAATTCGGATGCAGAGGTT from Nitrospirota bacterium includes:
- a CDS encoding c-type cytochrome; this translates as MDFEWERRTKNRLNKIFAAVVIVIVILVIAIFYREFNHEWQSYQKTYNVKLAAKIKSQELKDTPLKIQQVWIPKLNTTDRCVTCHSGVENPLFADEVQPYKTHPGDIMRNHPIDKFGCTICHQGDGQAVTVEETHGTVHHLNRQLLYKDYVQASCVKCHLDLHDQSVNGEKFAGVTTFFEGRELTFKFGCRGCHKINGEGGSIGPELTGLGSKTELAFMLIHDFQHVEGPHTKAQWIYEHFMNPQKIVPGNPELNFAPTVMPNFGLTKEQATALTIYVLGLRNPQLDAIPYEYISKKRLAQTTSDKPGTLQ
- a CDS encoding ubiquinol-cytochrome c reductase iron-sulfur subunit, which codes for MSNNGDEKITRRDFFSLVGWAGIAATMGGSAFSFYKYYFPNVLYESQKVFKIGKPSEYPPGLSERWKKERQIWVVRNERGLYAMISICRHLGCTPNWFSDKKVFLCPCHGSIYDLAGNVLGGPAPRLFWRAAVKIDPVDGQIIVDFNHRQDPDPVSTENGLMVEEASREVEPFFLKG
- a CDS encoding cytochrome b N-terminal domain-containing protein; its protein translation is MDFKKISDWITSTQFYKAIFRHGYEDTPRNRAMTTFSNVMYHLHPVKTRKESIKLRYTWCMGGTSLLLFIMLAFTGVLLMFYYVPDARRAYNDIKDIMAVVSFGSTFRNIHRLAAHLMVFTVWVHMTRVFLTGAYKSPREFNWIIGVVLLMLTLVLSWTGYLLPWDQLALWAITVGTKMAAAAPFFGVEGPFGAQLGMRPDTDVKFMLLGGTEVGQNALLRFYVLHCVVLPVMVVLFLAIHFWRVRKDGFSGPL
- a CDS encoding cytochrome B6, which translates into the protein MAEKSYEVFPKNPKKTYGLMELVKGSSPIVNKEPEDTIFTWPNLFYVEFIVTLFIIAGLLFLSLYVGAPLEEEASGDTTPNPMKAPWYFLGLQELLVFFDPWIAGVALPVLIVIGLMLIPFLDINQKGKGYYTFSERKFAVSAYSFGMALWLVLIIIGVWFRGLDWNWYWPWDDAHIHKAVASGLKDMPVLFSRILGISEFAGKGLADLIVMIYFGLGLIIPVYLFKEFYKKLGLFRYVTTMVLFWVMVGIPIKVGLRLMFSIKYVVMTPWFKI
- a CDS encoding FAD-dependent oxidoreductase, yielding MVWSLKDKYRVVVPDIDYFAGQVKCRTACPVGTDSGGYVQAIAAGDYERAYALARGPNPFASACGRICGHPCEAACRRSNIDEAVSIRALKRFVTEKYGVEAITDPSGVIRFSNALRIGGHGTHEKVAIIGSGPAGLTAAHDLALLGYKVTVYESEPEAGGMMVIGIPQYRLSRKLVKSEIASIEALGVEIKCNTAIGRDLSIKDLKNMGYKAILIAVGLQLGRPLPIEGSNLDGVLIGMDFIKAANYGRRPKVGDRVVVIGGGNVAYDAARSAVRLGVKEVHIACLETRNIMPADPVEILEGEEEGIRLHDGFGPKRILGKNGKVTGLETIRCIKVFDETGRFNPQFEPNSEKVINCDTVIVTVGQAADLTFITPEDGIEMARPGVLKVNLDNYKTNVPGIFATGDVAYGPKLLITAVAAGQKTAKSIHEYLSGEVITVKRRGIMHPVAGPKEYSMFRDYDLLNRKEPPATDPEVRKSDVSLVEIGYEEKKALAQARRCYKCHINTIFDGELCILCGGCVDVCPTSCLKMVPITHIEGDEDLQKVVEARYKISWEDLMRRDDSAVSELGTAMIKDEDRCIRCGHCAKRCPTGAVSMEFFEYIEEIEETPVK